From a region of the Zingiber officinale cultivar Zhangliang chromosome 10B, Zo_v1.1, whole genome shotgun sequence genome:
- the LOC122029955 gene encoding peroxidase 3-like, giving the protein MGAKCLVIVCVMVCSLCRVKSDLELGFYDKSCPNAEKIIQDYVKKHIPNAPSFAAALLRMHFHDCFVRGCDAFVLINSTTNNKAEKAALPNQSLRGFDFLDRVKSIVEAECPGVVSCADIIALVARDAVVVIGGPYWHVPTGRRDGLISKSREASNELPAPTFNFSALQASFASKGLNLLDLVVLSGAHTIGVSHCQAFSNRLYNFTGNGDQDPSLDSFYAANLKKNKCKTANDTTTIVEMDPGSFRTFDLGYYKHLLQRRGLFQSDAALSTTPATKSAIIQLLNDPLEVFFKEFALSMEKMGRIGIKTGSAGEIRKHCALVNH; this is encoded by the exons ATGGGAGCTAAGTGTCTTGTGATCGTATGTGTTATGGTGTGCTCATTGTGCCGTGTCAAGTCAGATCTTGAGTTGGGTTTCTACGATAAGAGTTGCCCAAATGCTGAGAAGATCATACAAGATTATGTCAAGAAGCACATACCAAATGCACCTTCTTTTGCAGCTGCTCTTCTCAGGATGCACTTCCACGACTGCTTTGTCAGG GGTTGTGATGCTTTTGTGCTGATAAACTCCACCACAAACAACAAAGCAGAGAAAGCAGCATTGCCAAACCAATCCCTTCGTGGATTTGATTTTCTTGATAGAGTGAAGAGCATAGTGGAAGCTGAATGCCCAGGGGTTGTTTCCTGTGCAGATATCATTGCCTTGGTAGCAAGAGATGCAGTTGTGGTCATT GGAGGTCCTTATTGGCATGTTCCAACTGGACGCAGAGATGGTTTGATCTCAAAGTCCAGAGAAGCATCAAATGAACTCCCAGCACCAACATTCAACTTCAGTGCTCTTCAAGCATCATTTGCTAGCAAAGGGCTGAATCTTTTAGATTTAGTTGTTTTGTCAG GGGCTCACACAATAGGAGTCTCTCATTGCCAAGCATTCAGTAACAGGCTTTACAATTTCACTGGTAACGGCGACCAAGATCCTTCTCTGGATAGCTTCTATGCTGCCAATCTGAAAAAGAACAAGTGCAAGACCGCGAACGATACGACGACGATCGTTGAGATGGATCCTGGTAGCTTCAGAACCTTCGATCTAGGATACTATAAACACCTGCTCCAGAGAAGAGGACTCTTCCAATCTGATGCAGCTCTAAGCACAACTCCTGCCACCAAGTCGGCCATCATTCAGTTGCTTAACGACCCCCTTGAAGTGTTCTTCAAAGAATTTGCCTTGTCCATGGAGAAGATGGGAAGGATTGGGATAAAGACAGGATCTGCGGGTGAGATAAGGAAGCACTGTGCTCTAGTCAATCACTAA